One genomic window of Streptomyces spiramyceticus includes the following:
- the hemE gene encoding uroporphyrinogen decarboxylase translates to MSANHRPTGAPQTQTHATDESAFLKACRREPVPHTPVWFMRQAGRSLPEYLKVREGTAMLESCMRPDLVTEITLQPVRRHKVDAAIYFSDIVVPLKAIGIDLDIKPGVGPVVAQPIRSRADLAQLRDLEPADVSYVTEAIGMLTGELGSTPLIGFAGAPFTLASYLVEGGPSRNHENTKALMYGDPQLWADLLDRLAEITAAFLKVQIEAGASAVQLFDSWVGALAPADYRRSVMPASAKVFDAVASYGVPRIHFGVGTGELLGLMGEAGADVVGVDWRVPMDEAARRVGPGKALQGNLDPAVLFSTPDAVMAKTDEVLAAAAGLEGHIFNLGHGVLPTTDPDALTRLTEYVHTRTQR, encoded by the coding sequence GTGAGTGCCAACCACCGCCCCACCGGGGCCCCGCAGACCCAGACACACGCCACTGACGAATCAGCCTTCCTCAAGGCGTGCAGGCGCGAGCCGGTGCCGCACACGCCGGTCTGGTTCATGCGGCAGGCCGGGCGCTCGCTGCCCGAGTACCTGAAGGTTCGCGAAGGCACCGCGATGCTTGAGTCCTGCATGCGGCCCGACCTGGTCACCGAGATCACGCTCCAGCCGGTGCGCCGCCACAAGGTGGACGCGGCGATCTACTTCAGCGACATCGTGGTCCCGCTCAAGGCCATCGGCATCGACCTGGACATCAAGCCCGGCGTCGGCCCGGTCGTCGCCCAGCCGATCCGCTCGCGCGCCGACCTGGCGCAGCTGCGCGATCTTGAGCCGGCGGACGTCTCGTACGTCACCGAGGCCATCGGCATGCTCACCGGCGAGCTCGGGTCCACGCCGCTCATCGGATTTGCGGGCGCGCCTTTCACTCTCGCGAGTTACCTCGTCGAGGGCGGGCCCTCGCGCAACCACGAGAACACCAAGGCCCTGATGTACGGCGACCCGCAGCTGTGGGCCGACCTGCTCGACCGGCTCGCGGAGATCACCGCGGCGTTCCTGAAGGTGCAGATCGAGGCGGGCGCGTCCGCCGTGCAGCTCTTCGACTCGTGGGTCGGCGCGCTCGCGCCCGCCGATTACCGCCGTTCGGTGATGCCCGCCTCCGCGAAGGTCTTCGACGCGGTGGCGTCGTACGGCGTACCGCGCATCCACTTCGGTGTCGGCACCGGCGAACTGCTCGGGCTGATGGGCGAGGCCGGCGCGGACGTCGTGGGCGTCGACTGGCGCGTCCCGATGGACGAGGCGGCGCGGCGGGTCGGCCCCGGCAAGGCGCTCCAGGGGAACCTGGACCCGGCGGTGCTCTTCTCGACGCCGGATGCGGTCATGGCGAAGACGGATGAGGTGCTGGCGGCGGCCGCCGGTCTTGAGGGGCACATCTTCAACCTCGGGCACGGAGTGCTGCCGACGACGGACCCGGACGCGCTGACCCGTCTCACGGAGTACGTCCACACGCGGACGCAGCGGTAG
- a CDS encoding FAD-dependent oxidoreductase → MAAAERLVVIGGDAAGMSAASQARRLKGPDELEIVAFERSHFTSYSACGIPYWVGGHVTERAELIARTPEEHRERDIDLRIRTEVTGIDVAGSRVRSRDLESGAESWTGFDKLVIATGARPVRPPLPGIDAPGVHGVQTLDDGQALIDTLEQTQGRRAVVVGAGYIGVEMAEALVNRGYDVTVLNRGEQPMATLDPDMGRLVHDAMNGMGITTVSGAEVTKILTGDDGRARAVATDDDTYPADVVVLGIGVEPETTLARDGGLPVGESGGLITDLAMRVVGHDNIWAGGDCVEVLDLVSGRRRHIALGTHANKHGQAIGSNVGGGYATFPGVVGTAVSKVCDLEIARTGLREKDARAEGLQFVTATIESTSRAGYYPGSSPMTVKMIAERRTGRLLGVQIVGREGAAKRVDIAAVALTARMTADQITALDLGYAPPFSPVWDPVLVAARKTVTALRKAGA, encoded by the coding sequence ATGGCAGCGGCGGAGCGACTGGTGGTCATCGGCGGCGATGCGGCGGGCATGTCCGCCGCATCGCAGGCCCGCAGGCTCAAGGGCCCGGACGAGCTGGAGATCGTCGCCTTCGAGCGCAGCCACTTCACCTCGTACTCGGCCTGCGGCATCCCGTACTGGGTCGGTGGGCACGTGACCGAGCGGGCGGAGCTGATCGCCCGTACGCCCGAGGAGCACCGCGAGCGCGACATCGACCTGCGGATCAGAACCGAGGTCACCGGCATCGACGTGGCGGGCAGCCGGGTCCGCTCGCGGGACCTCGAATCGGGCGCCGAGTCCTGGACCGGCTTCGACAAGCTGGTCATCGCCACCGGCGCCCGCCCCGTCCGTCCCCCGCTGCCCGGCATAGACGCCCCCGGCGTCCACGGCGTACAGACCCTCGACGACGGCCAGGCCCTGATCGACACGCTGGAGCAGACACAGGGGCGGCGCGCGGTCGTCGTCGGGGCGGGCTACATCGGCGTCGAGATGGCCGAGGCGCTGGTCAACCGCGGTTACGACGTGACCGTCCTGAACCGCGGCGAGCAGCCGATGGCCACACTCGACCCGGACATGGGCCGCCTCGTCCACGACGCGATGAACGGCATGGGCATCACGACCGTCTCGGGCGCGGAGGTCACCAAGATCCTCACCGGAGACGACGGCCGGGCCCGGGCGGTCGCCACGGACGACGACACGTATCCGGCGGACGTCGTCGTGCTCGGCATCGGCGTCGAACCGGAAACAACGCTGGCCCGCGACGGGGGCCTGCCGGTCGGGGAGTCCGGCGGCCTGATCACCGACCTGGCGATGCGCGTCGTGGGCCACGACAACATCTGGGCGGGCGGCGACTGCGTCGAGGTGCTCGACCTCGTCTCGGGCCGCCGGCGCCACATCGCGCTCGGCACGCACGCGAACAAACACGGCCAGGCCATCGGGTCGAACGTGGGCGGCGGTTACGCCACGTTCCCCGGTGTCGTCGGTACGGCGGTCAGCAAGGTCTGCGACCTGGAGATCGCCCGGACCGGCCTGCGCGAGAAGGACGCGCGGGCGGAGGGCCTGCAGTTCGTGACGGCCACGATCGAGTCCACGAGCCGCGCCGGGTACTACCCCGGGTCGTCCCCGATGACCGTGAAAATGATCGCCGAGCGCCGCACGGGGCGGCTTCTGGGCGTCCAGATCGTCGGCCGCGAGGGCGCCGCGAAACGCGTCGACATCGCGGCGGTGGCCCTCACGGCCCGCATGACGGCCGACCAGATCACGGCGCTGGACCTTGGGTACGCCCCACCGTTCTCCCCGGTCTGGGACCCGGTCCTGGTTGCCGCCAGGAAGACGGTGACGGCGCTGCGGAAGGCGGGTGCGTAG
- a CDS encoding 3-hydroxyacyl-CoA dehydrogenase NAD-binding domain-containing protein has translation MSSTTTAELLKGAAELFPDEVVTQAHVRHLDLPYGAGRFALITLDNGLDHTKPTTFGPQSLANLNAAIDQVEKEAAEGKIIGVGLTGKPFIFAVGADLKGVELLKRHEEALAIGKGGHDVFRRLSGLAVPTFAYYNGAAMGGGVEVGLHCSYRTVSSALPAFSLPEVFLGLVPGWGGCALLPNLIGADRAVSVIIENSLNQNKQLKGKQVFELGIADAIFEGADFLEQSLNWTASVLNGSVTVERAEIDRGDAWDQAVARGKAIADSKVHGAAPAAYRALEIIAAAKDGDLSAGFDAEDTALADLIMGGELRSGIYAFNLVQKRAKRPAGAPDKSLARPVTKVGVVGAGLMASQLALLFLRRLEVPVVLTDIDQERVDKGVGYVHAEIDKLLGKRRINQDKANRLKGLVSGVLDKAEGFSDADFIIEAVFEEIGVKQQVFAEVEAVAPAHAILATNTSSLSVTEMASKLKHPERVVGFHFFNPVAILPLLEIVRGEQTDDASLATAFGVARKLKKTAVLCKDAPAFVVNRILTRFMGEIQNTIDEGTSVEVAEKAVEPLGLPMSPLVLLELVGPAIGLHVSETLNRAFPERFKVSPNLAAVVKAGKRGFYVYDSGKPELDPEVAALLKQGDTVLTEEQVRTRVMEAVAQEIGLMLEEGVVAEAQDIDLCLITGAGWPFHLGGITPYLDREGYSERVNGKKFLEPGVASVPA, from the coding sequence GTGAGCAGCACCACCACCGCTGAGCTTCTGAAGGGCGCGGCCGAGCTGTTCCCGGACGAGGTCGTCACGCAGGCGCACGTACGCCACCTCGACCTGCCGTACGGCGCCGGGCGCTTCGCGCTCATCACGCTGGACAACGGCCTCGACCACACCAAGCCGACCACCTTCGGACCGCAGTCGCTGGCGAACCTCAACGCCGCCATCGACCAGGTCGAGAAGGAGGCCGCCGAGGGCAAGATCATCGGTGTCGGCCTCACCGGCAAGCCGTTCATCTTCGCGGTCGGCGCCGACCTCAAGGGCGTCGAGCTGCTGAAGCGGCACGAGGAAGCGCTGGCCATTGGCAAGGGCGGGCACGACGTCTTCCGCCGTCTGTCCGGGCTCGCTGTCCCGACTTTCGCGTACTACAACGGTGCGGCGATGGGCGGCGGCGTCGAGGTCGGCCTGCACTGCTCGTACCGTACGGTCTCGTCCGCTCTGCCCGCCTTCTCCCTGCCCGAGGTCTTCCTCGGCCTGGTCCCGGGCTGGGGCGGCTGCGCGCTGCTGCCGAATCTGATCGGTGCGGACCGCGCGGTTTCGGTCATTATTGAAAACTCCCTCAATCAGAACAAGCAGCTCAAGGGCAAGCAGGTCTTCGAGCTCGGGATCGCCGACGCGATCTTCGAGGGCGCGGACTTCCTGGAGCAGTCGCTGAACTGGACCGCGTCCGTCCTGAACGGCTCGGTCACGGTCGAGCGTGCCGAGATCGACCGCGGCGACGCCTGGGACCAGGCCGTGGCGCGCGGCAAGGCCATCGCTGACTCCAAGGTGCATGGCGCTGCCCCGGCGGCGTACCGCGCGCTGGAGATCATCGCGGCGGCGAAGGACGGCGACCTGAGCGCCGGCTTCGACGCCGAGGACACCGCGCTGGCCGACCTGATCATGGGCGGCGAGCTGCGCAGCGGCATCTACGCCTTCAACCTGGTCCAGAAGCGCGCGAAGCGCCCGGCCGGTGCGCCGGACAAGTCGCTCGCCCGTCCGGTCACCAAGGTGGGCGTCGTCGGCGCCGGCCTGATGGCCTCCCAGCTGGCGCTGCTCTTCCTGCGCCGCCTGGAGGTGCCGGTCGTCCTGACGGACATCGACCAGGAGCGCGTCGACAAGGGTGTGGGCTACGTCCACGCCGAGATCGACAAGCTGCTCGGCAAGCGCCGTATCAACCAGGACAAGGCGAACCGGCTGAAGGGCCTGGTCTCCGGTGTTCTGGACAAGGCCGAGGGCTTCTCCGACGCCGACTTCATCATCGAGGCGGTCTTCGAGGAGATCGGCGTCAAGCAGCAGGTGTTCGCGGAGGTCGAGGCGGTCGCCCCGGCGCACGCGATCCTCGCCACCAACACCTCCTCGCTGTCGGTCACCGAGATGGCGTCGAAGCTGAAGCACCCCGAGCGGGTCGTCGGCTTCCACTTCTTCAACCCGGTCGCGATCCTGCCGCTCCTGGAGATCGTCCGCGGCGAGCAGACCGACGACGCCTCGCTGGCCACGGCCTTCGGTGTCGCGCGCAAGCTCAAAAAGACCGCTGTCCTCTGCAAGGACGCCCCGGCGTTCGTGGTGAACCGCATCCTCACCCGCTTCATGGGCGAGATCCAGAACACCATCGACGAGGGCACCTCGGTCGAGGTCGCCGAGAAGGCCGTCGAGCCGCTCGGCCTGCCGATGTCCCCGCTGGTGCTCCTTGAGCTGGTCGGCCCGGCCATTGGTCTGCATGTCTCGGAGACCCTGAACCGCGCCTTCCCGGAGCGCTTCAAGGTGTCGCCGAACCTGGCCGCCGTGGTCAAGGCCGGCAAGCGCGGCTTCTACGTCTACGACTCGGGAAAGCCGGAGCTGGACCCCGAGGTCGCGGCTCTCCTCAAGCAGGGCGACACCGTCCTGACGGAGGAGCAGGTCCGTACCCGCGTCATGGAGGCCGTGGCGCAGGAGATCGGCCTGATGCTGGAGGAGGGTGTCGTCGCCGAGGCGCAGGACATCGACCTCTGCCTGATCACGGGCGCGGGCTGGCCCTTCCACCTGGGCGGCATTACGCCGTACCTGGACCGCGAGGGCTACTCGGAGCGTGTGAACGGAAAGAAGTTCCTGGAGCCGGGCGTGGCGAGCGTCCCGGCGTAG
- a CDS encoding NTP pyrophosphohydrolase encodes MRTLLVVDAANVVGSVPDGWWRDRHGAAERLRDRLPKYAEDGIPGHPGPLGVVLVVEGAARGVTSVPGVRVEAAAGSGDDRIVEVVAEEVGEAAVVVVTADRELRRRVEAYGAQCVGPRTVRAQ; translated from the coding sequence ATGAGAACTCTGCTCGTCGTGGACGCCGCCAACGTCGTCGGATCCGTCCCCGACGGCTGGTGGCGCGACCGCCACGGAGCCGCCGAACGCCTCAGGGACCGCCTCCCGAAGTACGCCGAAGACGGCATCCCGGGTCACCCCGGTCCCCTCGGAGTCGTGCTCGTCGTCGAGGGGGCCGCGCGGGGTGTCACGTCGGTGCCCGGCGTACGGGTCGAGGCGGCGGCGGGCAGCGGCGACGACCGGATCGTCGAGGTGGTCGCGGAAGAGGTGGGTGAGGCCGCCGTGGTCGTCGTCACCGCCGACCGGGAGCTGAGGCGGCGCGTGGAGGCGTACGGCGCGCAATGCGTCGGGCCGCGGACCGTACGGGCTCAGTAG
- a CDS encoding thiolase family protein: MPRTVRDVVFVDGVRTPFGKAGPKGIYHETRADDLVVKAIRELLRRNPDLDPAKIDEVAIAATTQIGDQGLTLGRTAGILAGLPQSVPGFSIDRMCAGAMTAVTSMAGGVAFGAYDIALAGGVEHMGRHPMGEGVDPNPRFVSEKLVDESALFMGMTAENLHDRFPHITKQRADEYAVRSQEKAAKAYADGKIQQDLVPISVRRTNPEAGETGWGLVTADEPMRPGTTLESLAGLKTPFRAHGRVTAGNAAGLNDGATASLIAAEDVARELGLPVKMRLVSYAFVGVEPEVMGIGPVPATEKALAKAGLTIDDIGLFEINEAFAVQVLSLLDHYGIADDDPRVNQYGGAIAFGHPLASSGVRLMTQLARQFEEQPHVRYGLTSMCVGFGMGGTVIWENPHFDGGNK, translated from the coding sequence GTGCCTCGTACCGTCAGGGACGTCGTCTTCGTCGACGGCGTCCGCACCCCGTTCGGCAAGGCGGGCCCGAAGGGCATCTACCACGAGACCCGGGCCGACGATCTTGTCGTGAAGGCGATCCGGGAGCTGCTGCGCCGCAACCCGGACCTCGACCCGGCCAAGATCGACGAGGTCGCCATCGCCGCGACCACCCAGATCGGCGACCAGGGCCTGACCCTCGGCCGCACCGCCGGCATCCTCGCCGGGCTGCCGCAGTCCGTCCCCGGTTTCTCGATCGACCGCATGTGTGCGGGCGCGATGACCGCGGTGACGTCCATGGCGGGCGGCGTTGCCTTCGGTGCGTACGACATCGCCCTCGCCGGCGGCGTCGAGCACATGGGCCGCCACCCCATGGGCGAGGGCGTGGACCCCAACCCGCGCTTCGTCAGCGAGAAGCTGGTCGACGAGTCCGCCCTGTTCATGGGCATGACCGCGGAGAACCTGCACGACCGCTTCCCGCACATCACCAAGCAGCGCGCCGACGAGTACGCGGTGCGTTCGCAGGAGAAGGCCGCCAAGGCGTACGCCGACGGCAAGATCCAGCAGGACCTGGTGCCGATCTCGGTACGCCGCACCAACCCCGAGGCCGGTGAGACCGGCTGGGGCCTCGTGACCGCCGACGAGCCGATGCGCCCGGGGACCACCCTGGAGAGCCTGGCCGGTCTGAAGACGCCGTTCCGTGCGCACGGGCGGGTCACCGCCGGTAACGCCGCCGGTCTCAACGACGGCGCCACCGCCTCCCTGATCGCCGCCGAGGACGTCGCGCGCGAGCTGGGCCTGCCGGTCAAGATGCGTCTCGTCTCGTACGCCTTCGTGGGTGTCGAGCCGGAGGTCATGGGCATCGGCCCGGTCCCGGCGACCGAGAAGGCCCTCGCCAAGGCGGGCCTGACGATCGACGACATCGGCCTGTTCGAGATCAACGAGGCCTTTGCGGTGCAGGTGCTCTCGCTCCTGGACCACTACGGCATCGCGGACGACGACCCGCGTGTCAACCAGTACGGCGGCGCGATCGCGTTCGGCCACCCGCTGGCCTCCTCGGGCGTACGCCTGATGACCCAGCTGGCGCGGCAGTTCGAGGAGCAGCCGCACGTCCGCTACGGCCTGACGTCGATGTGTGTCGGCTTCGGCATGGGCGGAACGGTCATCTGGGAGAACCCGCACTTCGACGGAGGCAACAAGTGA
- a CDS encoding ribonuclease D: MTDAQETAAEPDLRTPGGAPPVDVETAPIPLLEPREGIPPVVATEEALAEVLAAFAAGTGPVAVDAERASGYRYGQRAYLVQLRREGAGSALIDPVGCPDLSGLGEALTGAEWILHAATQDLPCLREIGMAPSTLFDTELAGRLAGFPRVGLGAMVESVLGYALEKGHSAVDWSTRPLPEPWLRYAALDVELLVDLRDALEKELDRQGKLEWAREEFDAIASAPPAQPRKDPWRRTSGMHKVRRRRQMAIVRELWNARDRIAQRRDVSPGKVLSDTAIVEAALAVPANAQALSLLPGFGHRMGRRQLEQWQATVDRAKALPDTELPQPGAAVTGPPPPRSWADKDPAAAARLSAARAGVSALAEELNMPQENLITPDTVRRVCWEPPGDATPEAVSVSLATYGARQWQIGLVAPLLAKALIASSD; encoded by the coding sequence GTGACCGACGCCCAAGAGACCGCAGCAGAACCAGACCTGCGAACCCCCGGGGGCGCTCCCCCGGTCGACGTCGAGACGGCGCCGATTCCCTTGTTGGAGCCTCGCGAAGGCATTCCCCCGGTGGTTGCCACCGAGGAAGCACTGGCCGAAGTGCTCGCGGCATTCGCCGCGGGCACCGGCCCCGTGGCCGTGGACGCCGAGCGCGCGTCCGGATATCGCTACGGACAGCGGGCCTATCTCGTACAGCTGCGCCGCGAAGGTGCGGGCAGCGCGCTCATCGATCCGGTCGGCTGTCCCGACCTCTCCGGCCTGGGCGAAGCCCTCACCGGAGCCGAGTGGATCCTCCACGCGGCAACACAGGATCTGCCGTGCCTGCGCGAAATAGGCATGGCCCCTTCCACGCTGTTCGACACCGAGCTCGCCGGACGGCTCGCGGGGTTCCCGCGCGTCGGCCTGGGCGCGATGGTCGAGTCCGTCCTCGGATACGCCCTGGAGAAGGGGCACTCCGCGGTCGACTGGTCCACCCGTCCGCTCCCCGAGCCCTGGCTGCGCTATGCGGCGCTCGACGTGGAGCTCCTCGTCGACCTGCGCGACGCACTGGAGAAGGAGCTCGACCGGCAGGGGAAGCTGGAGTGGGCCCGTGAGGAGTTCGACGCCATCGCGTCGGCACCGCCCGCGCAGCCCCGCAAGGACCCGTGGCGCCGTACGTCGGGGATGCACAAGGTGCGCCGTCGCCGGCAGATGGCGATCGTGCGGGAGCTGTGGAACGCCAGGGACCGGATCGCTCAGCGGCGTGACGTGTCGCCCGGCAAGGTCCTGAGCGACACCGCGATCGTCGAGGCGGCCCTCGCCGTACCGGCGAACGCGCAGGCGCTGTCCCTGCTGCCGGGCTTCGGCCACCGCATGGGGCGCCGTCAGCTGGAGCAGTGGCAGGCAACGGTCGACCGCGCCAAGGCGCTGCCGGACACGGAGCTTCCGCAGCCCGGAGCGGCCGTGACGGGCCCGCCTCCGCCCCGTTCCTGGGCGGACAAGGACCCGGCCGCCGCGGCACGCCTCTCGGCGGCCAGGGCGGGCGTCTCGGCGCTCGCCGAGGAGCTGAACATGCCGCAGGAGAACCTGATCACCCCGGACACGGTGCGCCGGGTCTGCTGGGAGCCGCCGGGCGACGCCACACCGGAAGCGGTGTCCGTGTCCCTGGCGACGTACGGCGCGCGGCAGTGGCAGATCGGGCTGGTGGCTCCGCTGCTGGCCAAGGCCCTGATCGCCTCGTCCGACTGA
- a CDS encoding DUF3000 domain-containing protein produces MAPAQGRLSDDADDMGGAAGSSAPPAFRQAVEALRSARLRPDVEIDPTRPPQRLAPYAYALEAAVVEGEDDLADGRLVLLHDPAGHEAWHGTFRLVTLVRAELEPEMAADPLLPEVSWSWLTGALEARGLSYGEASGTVTQAGSHYFGGLADRRPATQIEIRASWTPHEGRGGVPDTAAHLAAWCDLLAQIAGLPPVQAVGPDSSAPADAGVVSLPQRRGPQRP; encoded by the coding sequence ATGGCTCCGGCGCAGGGACGACTTTCGGATGATGCTGACGACATGGGCGGCGCGGCGGGCAGCTCCGCCCCGCCCGCGTTCCGTCAGGCGGTCGAGGCCCTGCGCTCGGCGCGTCTGCGCCCCGATGTGGAGATCGACCCGACGCGCCCGCCGCAGCGCCTGGCGCCGTACGCGTACGCGCTGGAGGCCGCGGTCGTCGAGGGTGAGGACGATCTCGCGGACGGCCGGCTCGTACTCCTTCACGACCCGGCGGGCCACGAGGCGTGGCACGGGACGTTCCGGCTCGTGACGCTCGTACGGGCGGAACTGGAGCCGGAGATGGCGGCCGACCCGCTGCTGCCCGAGGTGAGCTGGTCCTGGCTGACGGGCGCCCTGGAGGCGCGCGGTCTGTCGTACGGGGAGGCGAGCGGCACCGTCACCCAGGCCGGCTCGCACTACTTCGGCGGCCTGGCCGACCGGCGGCCCGCGACGCAGATCGAGATCCGGGCGTCCTGGACGCCGCACGAGGGCCGGGGCGGGGTGCCGGACACGGCGGCTCATCTGGCGGCCTGGTGCGATCTGCTGGCTCAGATCGCGGGACTGCCCCCGGTACAGGCCGTCGGGCCGGACTCCTCCGCCCCGGCGGACGCGGGTGTGGTGTCGCTGCCGCAGCGGCGCGGTCCGCAGCGGCCGTAA
- a CDS encoding amino acid permease: MFRTKTIEQSIRDTEEPEHALKKSLSALDLTVFGVGVIIGTGIFVLTGKVAKETAGPATALAFVAAGVACGLAAICYAEFASTVPVAGSAYTFSYASLGELVAWTIGWDLVLEFALGTAVVAVGWSGYVRSLMDNAGWALPDGLSGPDVAEGFGFDLLAFLLVLLLTVILVLGMKLSARVTAVVVAVKVTVVLIVIIAGSFFIDSDNYSPFVPDAVSQEAGSGWDAPMVQLLFGYEPTNFGVMGIFTAASVVFFAFIGFDVVATAAEETKVPQRDMPRGILGSLLICTVLYVAVSVVVTGMQHYSELSVSAPLADAFKATGHPFYAGTISFGAAVGLTTVCMILLLGQTRVFFAMSRDGLLPRFFSVTHPRFGTPYRPTILLGVLIAIIAGFTSIEELATLVNIGTLFAFVVVALGVIVLRRTRPDLHRAFRTPLVPLVPILSVGASLWLMLNLPAETWLRFGIWMALGFVVYFVYGRRHSRLGRAGGAAKY, translated from the coding sequence CCGGAGCACGCGCTCAAGAAATCCCTCTCCGCGCTCGACCTGACGGTCTTCGGAGTCGGGGTCATCATCGGCACCGGCATCTTCGTCCTCACGGGCAAGGTGGCCAAGGAGACGGCCGGTCCCGCCACGGCGCTCGCCTTCGTCGCCGCCGGCGTCGCGTGCGGCCTGGCCGCCATCTGCTACGCCGAGTTCGCCTCGACCGTGCCGGTCGCCGGGTCCGCGTACACCTTCTCGTACGCCTCGCTCGGCGAGCTGGTCGCCTGGACCATCGGCTGGGACCTGGTCCTCGAATTCGCGCTGGGCACGGCGGTGGTGGCGGTCGGCTGGTCGGGCTACGTCCGGTCACTGATGGACAACGCCGGCTGGGCTCTGCCCGACGGGCTCTCAGGTCCCGACGTGGCGGAAGGATTCGGCTTCGACCTCCTGGCCTTCCTGCTGGTGCTGCTGCTCACCGTGATCCTGGTGCTCGGCATGAAGCTGTCCGCACGGGTCACCGCTGTCGTGGTCGCCGTCAAGGTGACCGTGGTCCTCATCGTCATCATCGCGGGCTCGTTCTTCATCGACTCGGACAACTACTCGCCCTTCGTCCCTGACGCCGTGTCACAGGAAGCCGGGTCGGGCTGGGACGCCCCCATGGTCCAGTTGCTGTTCGGCTACGAACCCACCAACTTCGGCGTCATGGGCATCTTCACCGCCGCCTCCGTCGTCTTCTTCGCCTTCATCGGCTTCGACGTCGTGGCCACCGCCGCCGAGGAGACCAAGGTCCCGCAGAGGGACATGCCGCGCGGCATCCTCGGCTCGCTCCTCATCTGCACCGTGCTCTACGTCGCCGTGTCCGTGGTGGTCACCGGCATGCAGCACTACAGCGAACTGTCGGTGAGCGCCCCGCTCGCCGACGCCTTCAAGGCCACCGGGCACCCCTTCTACGCCGGCACCATCAGCTTCGGCGCCGCCGTCGGTCTCACCACGGTGTGCATGATCCTTCTGCTCGGCCAGACCCGGGTGTTCTTCGCGATGAGCCGCGACGGACTGCTCCCGCGGTTCTTCTCCGTCACGCACCCGCGATTCGGCACGCCCTACCGCCCGACCATCCTCCTCGGCGTACTCATCGCGATCATCGCGGGCTTCACCAGCATCGAAGAGCTCGCGACGCTGGTGAACATCGGCACGCTCTTCGCGTTCGTCGTCGTCGCCCTCGGCGTGATCGTCCTGCGCCGCACCCGGCCCGACCTGCACAGGGCCTTCCGTACCCCGCTGGTGCCGCTCGTCCCGATCCTCTCGGTGGGCGCCTCGCTCTGGCTGATGCTCAATCTGCCGGCCGAGACGTGGCTGCGCTTCGGCATCTGGATGGCGCTGGGCTTCGTGGTGTACTTCGTGTACGGGCGCCGGCACAGCCGCCTCGGCCGCGCCGGCGGCGCCGCCAAGTACTAG
- a CDS encoding helix-turn-helix transcriptional regulator has product MSVLLEQPASLVAYRPNKPTAMVVVADPRVRSTVTRHLWALGVRDVIEASSIAEARPRVGNPRDICVADVHLPDGSGLTLLSETRAAGWPNGLALSAADDIGAVRNALAGGVKGYVVTGTRTNIGHPTRPGAAPIGAAAARMHRRPPGTPSHPGGYRELSGREVEVLRLVAEGQSNKAIGVSMGLSALTVKSHLARIARKLGTGDRAGMVAVALRTGIIH; this is encoded by the coding sequence GTGTCCGTTCTCCTCGAGCAGCCCGCAAGCCTGGTCGCCTACCGCCCTAACAAGCCGACGGCCATGGTCGTCGTGGCCGACCCACGCGTCCGCTCCACCGTCACCCGCCACCTGTGGGCCCTTGGAGTACGTGACGTCATCGAGGCGTCGTCCATCGCGGAGGCACGTCCCCGCGTCGGCAATCCGCGCGACATCTGCGTTGCCGACGTCCACCTGCCCGACGGTTCCGGGCTGACCCTGCTGTCCGAGACCCGCGCCGCGGGCTGGCCGAACGGCCTCGCCCTCTCCGCCGCCGACGACATCGGCGCCGTACGCAATGCACTCGCGGGCGGCGTCAAGGGCTACGTCGTCACCGGTACGCGCACCAACATCGGGCACCCCACCCGCCCCGGCGCCGCCCCCATCGGCGCCGCGGCAGCCCGCATGCACCGACGCCCCCCGGGTACCCCGAGCCACCCGGGCGGCTACCGCGAGCTCTCCGGCCGCGAGGTCGAGGTCCTCCGGCTCGTCGCCGAGGGCCAGTCGAACAAGGCCATCGGCGTCTCGATGGGACTGTCCGCCTTGACCGTAAAGAGCCACCTCGCCCGCATTGCCCGCAAGCTCGGCACGGGGGACCGGGCCGGGATGGTAGCGGTGGCGCTCCGTACCGGAATCATCCACTGA